Genomic window (Sulfurovum sp. NBC37-1):
GGCGAGTCACAACCCATACTATGACAACGGTATCAAGTTCTTTGACAGTGAAGGGAACAAGCTTAACCGATCAGAAGAGGAGAAAATTGAAGAGATTTTTGCGGATGATGATGCTTTGGAAGATGCACAGGTTACCGGCAAGTATATCGGAAAATCTAAAAGGATCGATGATGTCATCGGCCGTTATATCGTGCATATTAAAAACTCTTTCCCCAAATCTTTGAGCCTTGCCGGAAAACGTGTAGTGATCGACTGTGCGAACGGTGCGGGTTATATTGTGGGACCTACGGTACTACAGGAGCTTGGTGCCGAAGTGGTTGTCGTCGGGGATGAACCGGATGGATTCAATATCAACGAGGGCTGTGGAGCGATGCATCCTGAAAACCTTGCCAAAGTCGTACTCGATAAACGTGCGGATATAGGACTGGCACTGGATGGAGATGCAGATAGACTGGTTGTAGTCGATGAAAAAGGCGAGACGGTAGATGGAGACAAGCTTATGGCTGTACTGGCCGTACACCTCAAAAATACAGGTGAACTCAGGGGTGATGGAATGGTCGCTACGGTCATGAGTAATCAGGGACTGGAGGAGTATCTTCTTGAGCATGGTATTACCGTGTACCGTTCTGCTGTGGGTGACAAGAATGTCGTTGAAATGATGCAGGAGAAAGGTGTGAACTTCGGTGGAGAGCAGAGCGGGCATATCATCTTCTCCGATTATGCGAAGACCGGTGACGGCATCTCCTCTGCTCTGCAGGCCCTGGCCTATCTGGTCAGTACGGGTACAAAGACCAGTGAGGCGTTCAATCCTTATGAATCTTATCCTCAAATGCTGGTTAACCTTCCGATCGAAGAGAAAAAGCCCCTTGAGAGTATTGAAGGACTTGAGCAATTGATGGAGCAGGTGGAAGCAGAGGGAATGCGTCATCTTTTCCGATATTCCGGTACGGAGAACAAGATCCGTCTTCTGCTTGAAGGGAAGAATGAAAAAGCACTTGAGACGATGATGGATGAATGTATGGATTTCTTTAAAAGAACACTTGTCTGATGCGATCTTTCGCTATTTTTCTGCTTGTGGCCATTGGGATATTCATTATAGATCAGAACATCAAAACCCTTTTTCTTGAAGGGTATTATCGGGGAGGAAGCTGTATAGACCTCTCTCTGCATTTTAACAAGGGCGTGGCTTTCTCGATGTTCGCGTTCATAGGGCCGTACCTGAAATGGGTGCAGGCACTTTTGATAGGCGGGATACTCTACTATGTGCTCTCAAAGGGATATCTTAAACGCTATGCTTTCCCGGCAGGCTTGTTGATAGGCGGTGCACTGGGAAATCTGTATGACCGATTCGTGCATGCCGGAGTGGTGGACTATGTGGCATGGCATTGCGGCTTCAACTTTGCCGTGTTCAACTTTGCGGATGTGGCGATCGATCTTGCGGTGGCATGGATATTGATCATGGTTTACTTCTTTCCCCCAAAAGCATAAAACAGTATGA
Coding sequences:
- the glmM gene encoding phosphoglucosamine mutase translates to MTLFGTDGVRGKAGKKVSAVNTMRLAMATGIYFKQFAKTNKILVGKDTRRSGYMIENALVSGLTAVGFDVIQIGPMPTPAIAFLTENMRCDAGIMISASHNPYYDNGIKFFDSEGNKLNRSEEEKIEEIFADDDALEDAQVTGKYIGKSKRIDDVIGRYIVHIKNSFPKSLSLAGKRVVIDCANGAGYIVGPTVLQELGAEVVVVGDEPDGFNINEGCGAMHPENLAKVVLDKRADIGLALDGDADRLVVVDEKGETVDGDKLMAVLAVHLKNTGELRGDGMVATVMSNQGLEEYLLEHGITVYRSAVGDKNVVEMMQEKGVNFGGEQSGHIIFSDYAKTGDGISSALQALAYLVSTGTKTSEAFNPYESYPQMLVNLPIEEKKPLESIEGLEQLMEQVEAEGMRHLFRYSGTENKIRLLLEGKNEKALETMMDECMDFFKRTLV
- the lspA gene encoding signal peptidase II, which translates into the protein MRSFAIFLLVAIGIFIIDQNIKTLFLEGYYRGGSCIDLSLHFNKGVAFSMFAFIGPYLKWVQALLIGGILYYVLSKGYLKRYAFPAGLLIGGALGNLYDRFVHAGVVDYVAWHCGFNFAVFNFADVAIDLAVAWILIMVYFFPPKA